The Blattabacterium cuenoti genome includes a region encoding these proteins:
- a CDS encoding DUF2795 domain-containing protein yields the protein MYWTLELASHLEDAPWPATKEELIDFAIRTGAPLEVVENLQQLENGDGEVFESIEDIWADYPRDDEDFYWNRDEYEL from the coding sequence ATGTATTGGACTTTAGAATTAGCTTCTCATTTAGAAGATGCACCATGGCCCGCAACAAAGGAAGAATTGATTGATTTTGCTATTCGTACTGGAGCTCCTTTAGAAGTTGTTGAGAATCTTCAACAATTGGAAAATGGAGATGGAGAAGTTTTTGAATCTATAGAAGATATATGGGCAGATTATCCACGAGACGATGAAGATTTTTATTGGAATAGAGATGAATATGAACTTTAA
- the fmt gene encoding methionyl-tRNA formyltransferase: MINDILFLYLILKINELFHIKSQDKISGFKLQINYMKKFPKIVFIGSNHFSLYTLKELHIKQYNIIGIITSPDNSFLKKKGKKAFTPVKIYALENNIPFLQPKNLLDYSFLETIRLWNADIQIVVSFRMLPKEVWNFPKMGSVNLHASLLPQYRGAAPIHWAIINGENKTGLTTFFIKDKIDSGEIILQEKIKIRKEETSGELEKRLKIMSTPILIKTLENIINHKIKPISQNRIHSSLLKYAPKISTQDCRIQWENPSIESIYNKIRGLSPYPTAWTFLFFNKNKFVRFKIFIVKKIKKTHMFSPGLIFIVSSCEMNISVKEGFISIIEGQIEGKKKMHIKNLINGLKIRENLFVR; encoded by the coding sequence ATGATAAATGATATTTTATTTTTATATTTGATTTTGAAAATCAATGAACTTTTTCATATAAAGTCACAAGATAAAATTAGTGGATTTAAATTACAAATAAATTATATGAAAAAGTTTCCAAAGATTGTATTCATAGGTTCAAATCATTTTTCTCTTTATACTTTAAAAGAATTGCATATCAAACAATATAATATCATTGGAATAATTACAAGTCCTGATAATTCATTTTTAAAAAAAAAGGGAAAAAAAGCTTTTACTCCTGTTAAAATATATGCATTAGAAAATAATATTCCCTTTTTGCAACCTAAAAATCTTTTAGATTATTCGTTTTTAGAAACCATAAGATTATGGAATGCAGATATACAAATTGTTGTATCATTCCGAATGCTTCCTAAAGAAGTATGGAATTTTCCTAAAATGGGATCTGTAAATTTACATGCGTCTCTTCTTCCTCAATACAGAGGCGCTGCTCCTATTCATTGGGCAATTATTAATGGAGAAAATAAAACAGGATTGACTACTTTTTTTATAAAAGATAAAATAGATTCTGGAGAAATTATTTTACAAGAAAAAATAAAAATAAGAAAAGAAGAAACTTCAGGAGAATTAGAAAAAAGATTAAAAATAATGAGTACTCCTATACTCATTAAAACTTTAGAAAATATTATTAATCATAAAATAAAACCTATTTCTCAAAATAGGATTCATTCTTCTTTATTAAAATATGCTCCAAAAATATCTACTCAAGATTGTAGAATACAATGGGAAAATCCTTCTATAGAATCTATTTATAATAAAATCAGAGGATTAAGCCCTTATCCGACAGCATGGACTTTTTTATTTTTTAATAAGAATAAATTTGTTAGATTTAAAATTTTTATCGTGAAAAAAATAAAAAAAACACATATGTTTTCTCCCGGTTTGATATTCATTGTCTCATCTTGTGAAATGAATATTTCTGTTAAAGAAGGTTTTATATCTATTATTGAAGGACAAATAGAGGGGAAAAAAAAAATGCATATTAAAAATTTAATTAACGGATTGAAAATAAGAGAAAATCTTTTTGTTCGATAA
- a CDS encoding HU family DNA-binding protein, with protein MNKTELVNSIAEKTGITKIKVKNITDAFIETVIESLKKGDKVTLVGFGTFSVVERHPRNGVNPRTGKKIHIPGKKVAKFKIGAELTKL; from the coding sequence ATGAACAAAACAGAATTGGTTAATTCAATAGCTGAAAAAACTGGAATAACAAAAATAAAAGTTAAAAACATTACAGATGCATTTATTGAAACCGTGATTGAGTCTTTAAAAAAAGGAGATAAAGTAACTCTAGTAGGATTTGGAACCTTTTCTGTAGTCGAAAGACATCCTAGAAATGGAGTAAATCCTAGAACAGGAAAAAAAATACATATTCCAGGAAAAAAAGTAGCTAAATTTAAAATAGGAGCAGAATTAACAAAATTGTGA
- the pdxH gene encoding pyridoxamine 5'-phosphate oxidase, whose translation MTVDLSNLRKNYTKNPLLESQVPKKPFLLFDNWFQQEKSFHSEKDNEEINAMSISTIGKDGGPETRIVLLKEYSEDGFIFYTNYYSFKGRAIQNIPKVCISFYWKKMERQIIIKGITSKIKKKKSDEYFRNRPRGNQIGSWVSRQSLIISSKEYLLKKYEKWKKFFQKRTIERPFDWGGYIVKPYRMEFWQGQPNRLHDRLTYILEKDKKWILYRLSP comes from the coding sequence ATGACTGTTGACTTGAGTAATTTAAGAAAAAATTATACAAAAAATCCTTTGTTGGAATCTCAAGTTCCAAAAAAACCTTTTCTTTTATTTGACAATTGGTTTCAACAAGAAAAATCTTTTCATAGCGAAAAAGATAACGAAGAGATTAACGCTATGTCTATTTCTACTATAGGAAAAGATGGAGGACCAGAAACTAGAATTGTTTTATTAAAAGAATATTCAGAGGATGGATTTATTTTTTATACAAATTATTATAGTTTTAAAGGAAGAGCAATTCAAAATATTCCAAAAGTATGTATTTCTTTCTATTGGAAAAAAATGGAAAGACAAATTATTATTAAAGGAATAACATCAAAAATTAAGAAAAAAAAGTCAGATGAATATTTTCGGAATAGACCTAGAGGAAATCAAATTGGTAGTTGGGTTTCTAGACAAAGTCTGATTATTTCGTCAAAAGAATATTTATTAAAAAAGTACGAAAAATGGAAAAAATTTTTTCAAAAAAGAACTATAGAACGGCCTTTTGATTGGGGAGGCTATATTGTAAAACCATATAGGATGGAATTTTGGCAAGGTCAACCTAATAGACTTCATGATAGACTAACTTATATCTTGGAAAAAGATAAAAAATGGATTTTGTATAGATTATCTCCATAA
- a CDS encoding DNA polymerase III subunit beta, producing MYFSIFSSFLLRKLHALYKIIDIHGLSNLIIFEIDKKNQLQITWGLDSKNLIQTYMKINVKKYTKEKITISIKFIIDVLTTFSNENLFIKKEKNTLNIYSQYGIYEIPICFDSNQNYKSFIQICKGHFIKIDLSSDILLKILNKTLFMSVREKLKPVLNGVLFQFLSHEANFISTDTYRLVKYTIKNFQINKNVQFIISRKYLNIIKEILKEEKEKSHIVIEYYDQKNIIFRLKNHILLCQLINEKYPNYHYIIPHKKCKISIIINKLLLLNTIKRIFLFSEKKNNFIDFHFNNNKLKICNQKTINIPTSEIQCKIVINNIKRMKIGFDSQFLIEILSSLEDFIYFEFYDKMGILKSLKKEESIFILIMSTIKI from the coding sequence ATGTATTTTTCTATTTTTAGTTCTTTTTTATTAAGAAAATTACATGCTTTATATAAAATTATAGATATTCATGGTTTATCGAATTTGATTATTTTTGAAATCGATAAAAAAAATCAATTACAAATTACATGGGGATTAGATTCAAAAAATCTAATTCAGACATACATGAAAATCAATGTAAAGAAATACACTAAAGAAAAAATAACCATATCTATCAAATTCATAATAGATGTTTTAACTACGTTTTCAAATGAAAATCTTTTTATAAAAAAGGAAAAAAATACACTTAATATTTATTCCCAGTATGGGATTTATGAAATCCCTATTTGTTTTGATTCAAATCAAAATTATAAAAGTTTTATTCAAATATGTAAAGGTCATTTTATAAAAATTGATTTATCTTCAGATATACTATTAAAAATATTAAACAAAACTTTATTTATGTCTGTAAGAGAAAAATTGAAACCTGTGTTAAATGGAGTTTTGTTTCAATTTCTTTCTCATGAAGCGAATTTTATATCAACAGATACTTATAGACTAGTAAAATATACAATCAAAAATTTTCAAATCAATAAAAATGTACAATTTATTATATCTAGAAAATATCTCAACATAATTAAAGAAATTCTTAAAGAGGAAAAAGAAAAAAGTCATATTGTTATTGAATATTATGATCAAAAAAATATAATTTTTCGTCTTAAAAATCATATTTTATTATGTCAATTAATCAATGAAAAATATCCAAATTATCATTATATTATTCCTCATAAAAAATGTAAAATTTCTATCATAATCAATAAATTATTATTATTAAATACTATTAAAAGAATTTTTCTTTTTTCTGAAAAAAAAAATAATTTTATTGATTTCCATTTTAACAATAATAAACTAAAAATCTGTAATCAAAAAACGATTAATATTCCTACTTCAGAAATTCAATGTAAAATTGTGATCAACAATATTAAAAGAATGAAAATAGGTTTTGATTCTCAATTTTTAATTGAAATCTTATCTTCTTTGGAAGATTTTATTTATTTCGAATTCTATGATAAAATGGGTATTTTAAAATCCTTAAAAAAAGAAGAATCAATTTTTATATTGATTATGTCTACAATAAAAATATGA
- the pheT gene encoding phenylalanine--tRNA ligase subunit beta: protein MKVSLNWIKKYVFPINMNQNQISNILTDIGLTVKAINNVNNDFILDIEITPNRTDAMSHYGIARDLYAVLRFRGYKVHLLKPKINEDYCYQSHIKIFVQEYDKCIRYSGIFISGIKIEKSPYWLISQLESIGIRSINNIIDIMHFVMYELGQPVHIFNMNQIKDVKIVIKNAENNTHFQYSDNIKIKLDKEDLVIYDNAHPLSIGGIINHVESNINVKTTNIFVGSACWHSTIIRNIKKKYSKKIKTQYPYFFEKDIDPNQTVYALQRIAFLIKEIIRNKIVCSNVIDFYPNPIYFSKIKLRYNKIINILGKKISIKNIKKILSLLEMKIDYENQKYLFIEVPSYRTDVKREIDVIEEILRIYGIHKIPIYNNQVKISTHIKFFEKTEYEIQKILFEQLINYGFQEIISSTMINEKKYSYFFNSFLKRKEIQVMNPVNQSYKFMRSSLLFSMIDCIEYNYKNNRIKSYIKFFELGKIYYKKNDKFLEKPYLGIAIAISKKEKTEYNYYSFFYLKGIIEQILQKSGIYNYTQILSEHPLLENGISILYNHKNLIEIGKFKRTILKKNEIFYAEIDWKYLISIIKEKKIIYIPLSKYPTSKRDLSLFVDQTISFEKINQLIKKRENHIIKKVEIYDLYKGINFPTSKKSYTISFFFESKKETLTEEIINDSMKEIEFFLKKELKAEIRKK from the coding sequence ATGAAAGTATCATTAAACTGGATTAAAAAATATGTGTTTCCTATTAATATGAATCAAAATCAAATATCAAACATATTAACTGATATTGGATTAACAGTAAAAGCTATTAATAACGTAAATAATGATTTTATTTTAGATATAGAAATCACACCTAATCGTACAGATGCCATGAGTCATTATGGAATAGCACGTGATTTATATGCTGTTTTAAGATTTCGTGGATATAAAGTTCATTTGCTCAAACCAAAAATAAATGAAGATTATTGTTATCAGTCACATATAAAAATTTTTGTTCAAGAATATGATAAATGTATAAGATATTCTGGAATATTTATTTCAGGAATAAAAATAGAAAAATCTCCATATTGGCTAATTTCTCAATTAGAATCTATAGGAATCCGATCTATAAATAATATTATAGATATAATGCATTTTGTCATGTATGAATTGGGTCAACCAGTTCATATTTTTAACATGAATCAAATAAAGGATGTTAAAATTGTAATAAAAAATGCAGAAAATAATACACATTTTCAATATTCAGATAATATTAAAATCAAACTTGATAAAGAAGATTTAGTTATTTATGATAATGCACATCCATTATCTATAGGGGGGATAATTAATCATGTTGAATCTAACATAAATGTTAAAACTACAAATATTTTTGTAGGAAGTGCTTGTTGGCATTCTACAATTATACGAAATATAAAAAAAAAATATTCAAAAAAAATAAAAACACAATATCCTTATTTTTTTGAAAAAGATATAGATCCTAATCAAACTGTATACGCTTTACAAAGAATAGCTTTTCTCATAAAAGAAATCATAAGAAATAAAATAGTATGTTCGAATGTAATAGATTTTTATCCTAATCCTATATATTTTTCAAAAATAAAACTTCGTTACAATAAAATTATAAATATTTTAGGGAAAAAAATATCAATAAAAAACATAAAAAAAATTTTGTCATTATTAGAAATGAAAATTGATTATGAAAATCAAAAATATTTATTTATTGAAGTTCCTTCTTATAGAACAGATGTTAAAAGAGAAATAGATGTTATAGAAGAAATATTACGAATTTATGGTATACATAAAATACCGATATATAATAATCAAGTAAAAATTTCTACACATATCAAGTTTTTTGAAAAAACAGAATATGAGATACAAAAAATACTTTTTGAACAATTGATTAATTATGGTTTTCAAGAAATTATTTCATCTACCATGATAAATGAAAAAAAATACTCTTATTTTTTCAATTCTTTCTTGAAAAGGAAAGAGATTCAGGTTATGAATCCAGTTAATCAAAGTTATAAGTTTATGAGATCTAGTTTATTATTTAGCATGATAGATTGTATTGAATATAATTATAAAAATAATCGAATAAAATCTTATATAAAGTTTTTTGAATTAGGAAAAATATACTATAAAAAGAATGATAAATTTTTAGAAAAACCCTATCTTGGAATAGCTATAGCAATATCAAAAAAAGAAAAAACTGAATATAATTATTATTCTTTCTTTTATTTAAAAGGAATTATTGAACAAATTTTGCAAAAAAGTGGAATATACAATTATACTCAAATACTTTCTGAACATCCATTGTTAGAAAATGGAATTTCTATATTATATAATCACAAAAATTTAATTGAAATAGGAAAGTTTAAAAGAACTATTTTAAAAAAAAATGAAATTTTTTATGCAGAAATTGATTGGAAGTATTTAATATCTATTATTAAAGAAAAAAAAATAATTTATATTCCATTATCTAAATATCCTACTTCAAAAAGAGATTTATCTTTATTCGTAGATCAAACGATTTCTTTCGAAAAAATAAATCAATTAATTAAAAAAAGAGAAAATCATATCATTAAAAAAGTTGAAATATATGATTTATATAAAGGGATAAATTTCCCTACATCAAAAAAATCTTACACAATAAGTTTCTTTTTTGAAAGCAAAAAAGAAACATTAACTGAAGAAATAATTAATGATTCAATGAAAGAGATTGAATTTTTTTTAAAAAAAGAATTAAAAGCTGAAATAAGAAAAAAATAA
- a CDS encoding glycine--tRNA ligase produces the protein MSNHFFEFLISHAKVYGFIFPSSEIYGGLNATYDYGPHGVELKNNIKEFWWKSMTLLHENIVGVDSSILMHPDIWNASGHIDKFNELLIDNRDSKKRYRPEILIQEYVEKKFLNNSEKKEKILSRLSQSLKKNDLIDVKALIDELCICDPIEKTKNWTDIRHFNMMFKIKNESEKDLYLRPETAQGIFSNFQNIRKSNRMKIPFGIAQIGKSFRNEIFARKFIFRMREFEQMEMQFFILPEEEIKWYEYWRKIRFKWHLELNLEYKKYYKLSDHDSLSHYESAGSDIEFYFPFGFQEIEGIHSRRDFDLKNHEFFSKKKFRIFEYKKNYIPYVIETSLGLDRLFLALLSSSLKKEKLKNGKIRIVLKLPYYLSPIKGAIFPLVQKDGLPEIAKKIFNEIKIHHRLVYDQKESIGKLYRRQDAIGTPFCFTVDYDTIKTDTVTMRNRDTMKQKRIHIKEISRIIEQETGLKKILLKLSCFT, from the coding sequence ATGAGTAATCATTTTTTTGAATTTTTAATTTCTCATGCAAAAGTTTATGGTTTCATTTTTCCTTCTAGTGAAATTTACGGAGGATTAAATGCTACTTATGATTATGGACCACATGGAGTGGAATTAAAAAATAATATTAAAGAATTTTGGTGGAAATCTATGACTCTACTTCATGAAAATATAGTAGGAGTCGATTCTTCTATTCTTATGCATCCTGATATTTGGAATGCATCCGGTCACATTGATAAATTTAACGAATTATTAATTGACAATAGAGATTCTAAAAAAAGATATCGTCCTGAAATTTTAATTCAAGAATATGTAGAAAAAAAATTTCTAAATAATTCAGAAAAAAAAGAAAAAATATTATCTCGTTTATCTCAATCTTTGAAAAAAAATGATTTAATTGATGTCAAAGCGTTAATTGATGAATTATGTATTTGTGATCCCATTGAAAAAACAAAAAATTGGACAGATATTCGTCATTTTAATATGATGTTTAAAATTAAAAATGAAAGTGAAAAAGATTTATATCTTAGACCTGAAACAGCTCAAGGAATATTTTCTAATTTTCAGAATATTAGAAAGTCGAATAGGATGAAAATCCCATTTGGGATTGCACAAATAGGAAAATCATTTAGAAATGAAATTTTTGCAAGAAAATTTATATTTAGAATGCGAGAATTTGAACAAATGGAAATGCAATTTTTTATTCTTCCTGAAGAAGAAATCAAATGGTATGAATATTGGAGAAAAATACGATTCAAATGGCATTTAGAATTAAACTTAGAATATAAAAAATATTATAAACTATCTGACCATGATAGTTTATCTCATTATGAAAGTGCAGGATCAGATATAGAATTTTATTTTCCTTTTGGATTTCAAGAAATAGAAGGAATTCATTCTAGAAGAGATTTTGATTTAAAAAATCATGAGTTTTTTTCGAAAAAAAAATTCAGAATTTTTGAATATAAAAAAAATTATATACCCTATGTTATAGAAACATCATTAGGGTTAGATCGTCTTTTTTTAGCTCTATTATCTTCATCTTTAAAAAAGGAAAAATTAAAAAATGGAAAAATACGTATCGTGTTAAAACTTCCCTATTATTTATCTCCAATTAAAGGAGCTATATTTCCATTAGTACAAAAAGATGGATTACCGGAAATCGCAAAAAAGATATTTAATGAGATAAAAATTCATCATCGATTAGTTTATGATCAAAAAGAGTCTATTGGGAAATTATATCGAAGACAAGATGCTATAGGAACACCATTTTGTTTTACGGTAGATTATGATACGATAAAGACAGATACAGTTACCATGAGAAATAGAGATACAATGAAACAAAAAAGAATTCATATAAAAGAAATATCAAGAATTATAGAACAAGAAACTGGATTAAAAAAAATTTTATTGAAATTATCTTGTTTTACATAA
- the trxB gene encoding thioredoxin-disulfide reductase — MFLKLKKKQIQDCIIIGSGPAGYSAAIYASRADMNPIIFTGSLPGGQLTTTTDVDNYLGFPEGINGNDFMKNCKKQAERFNTKIIHQSVTRVILSNQKGGIHRIFLDNKKCIESRGVIIATGSRPKFLGINKERKFMGLGVSFCATCDGFFHKEKDVAVIGGGDSALEEANYLSKICQKVYLIIRKDYFRASKILQDNISKKNNIHILFDSNVTEIIGNNFLEGIKIFNHKNKTNKTIFISGLFIAIGHIPNTEIFLNELDLNDRGYIMVKKGKTITSKPGVFASGDVQDPDYRQAITSAGTGCMAALDLEKYYLSL, encoded by the coding sequence ATGTTTTTAAAATTAAAAAAAAAACAAATACAGGATTGTATTATTATTGGATCTGGACCTGCTGGATATTCTGCTGCTATATATGCATCAAGAGCAGACATGAATCCTATTATTTTTACTGGTTCTCTACCGGGAGGACAATTAACTACTACTACTGATGTAGACAATTATCTTGGATTTCCAGAAGGAATTAATGGAAATGATTTTATGAAAAATTGTAAAAAACAAGCAGAACGTTTTAATACTAAAATAATTCATCAATCAGTGACTCGTGTGATTCTATCCAATCAAAAAGGAGGAATTCATCGTATTTTTTTAGATAACAAAAAATGTATAGAGAGTAGAGGGGTGATTATTGCTACGGGTTCTCGTCCTAAATTTTTAGGAATTAATAAAGAAAGAAAATTCATGGGTTTAGGAGTTTCTTTTTGTGCTACTTGTGATGGTTTTTTTCATAAGGAAAAAGATGTAGCAGTGATAGGAGGTGGAGATTCTGCTTTAGAAGAAGCTAACTATTTATCAAAAATTTGTCAAAAAGTATATTTGATAATTAGAAAAGATTATTTTAGAGCTTCTAAAATTTTACAAGATAATATTTCAAAAAAAAATAATATTCATATTTTATTTGATTCTAATGTAACGGAAATTATTGGAAATAATTTTTTAGAAGGTATTAAGATTTTCAATCATAAAAATAAAACTAATAAAACTATTTTCATTAGTGGTTTATTTATTGCAATAGGTCATATTCCTAATACGGAAATTTTTTTAAATGAACTCGATTTAAATGATCGAGGATATATTATGGTAAAAAAAGGAAAAACCATAACTAGTAAACCTGGAGTGTTTGCATCAGGAGATGTTCAAGATCCTGATTATCGTCAGGCTATTACTTCTGCTGGAACTGGATGTATGGCAGCACTTGATTTGGAAAAGTATTATCTATCTTTATAA
- a CDS encoding type I restriction enzyme HsdR N-terminal domain-containing protein: protein MPHFNFFIKNHLHLKKIKNKIHIFCVIRKKFYILTQEEMIRQYIIFLLKKIKNYKNSNIWVEYPFQINKLNKRLDILVHLNKRPHIIVECKIPKISITQKTFDQISMYNQSINAPFLMISNGIKNFIFQVNKYKKNFLFLKNIP, encoded by the coding sequence ATGCCCCATTTCAATTTTTTTATCAAAAATCATTTGCATTTAAAAAAAATAAAAAATAAAATCCATATATTTTGCGTAATCAGAAAAAAATTTTATATCCTGACTCAAGAAGAAATGATACGTCAATATATAATTTTTTTATTAAAGAAAATAAAAAATTATAAAAACTCCAATATATGGGTAGAATACCCTTTTCAAATAAACAAGTTAAACAAACGATTAGATATTTTAGTTCATTTAAATAAAAGACCTCATATCATTGTTGAATGTAAAATACCAAAAATATCTATAACACAAAAAACTTTCGATCAAATTTCCATGTACAATCAAAGCATAAATGCTCCATTTTTAATGATTAGTAATGGAATCAAAAATTTCATTTTTCAAGTAAATAAGTATAAAAAAAATTTTCTATTTTTAAAAAATATTCCATAA
- the gap gene encoding type I glyceraldehyde-3-phosphate dehydrogenase, giving the protein MSIKIGINGIGRIGKLVLLSALNRGNFKVVSINDLASIEYLAYMLKHDSVHGSFKGNIRIEDQNYLILNEKRIQVTNEKNPEKLNWGKLNVECVVESTGLFLTKNLASAHLKSGAKKVILSAPPKDDIPMFVMGVNHKNIKKDQDIVSNASCTTNCLSPIVKVLNDNFGISEGLMTTIHATTATQKVVDSISSRDWRGGRSALVNIIPTSTGAANAVGHIIPSLNGKLTGMAFRVPISNVSVLDFTVSLKKSTNFDKIKYCMSQASKTTLKNILGYTEDAVVSSDFIGDERISIFDANSSIMLNSNFLKIISWYDNEVGFSVKLLDIINYMHSL; this is encoded by the coding sequence ATGTCTATAAAAATAGGAATTAATGGGATTGGCAGAATAGGAAAGTTAGTTTTATTATCTGCTTTAAATAGAGGTAATTTTAAAGTAGTATCTATTAATGATTTAGCATCTATAGAATATTTAGCTTATATGTTAAAACATGATTCTGTTCATGGTTCTTTTAAAGGAAATATTCGTATTGAAGATCAAAATTATTTAATTTTAAATGAAAAACGGATTCAAGTTACCAATGAAAAAAATCCTGAAAAACTGAATTGGGGTAAATTAAATGTAGAATGTGTTGTTGAGTCTACTGGACTTTTTCTAACAAAAAATTTAGCTAGTGCTCATTTAAAATCAGGTGCTAAAAAAGTGATTTTATCAGCACCTCCTAAAGATGATATTCCTATGTTTGTTATGGGAGTTAATCATAAAAATATAAAAAAAGATCAAGATATTGTTTCTAATGCATCTTGTACTACAAATTGTCTTTCTCCAATTGTTAAAGTTTTAAATGATAATTTTGGAATATCTGAAGGATTAATGACAACTATACATGCTACTACTGCAACTCAGAAAGTTGTTGATTCTATTTCTTCTAGAGATTGGAGAGGTGGAAGATCTGCATTGGTTAATATTATACCGACATCGACAGGTGCAGCTAATGCAGTAGGTCACATCATTCCCAGTTTAAATGGTAAATTAACAGGAATGGCTTTTAGAGTACCAATATCAAATGTATCTGTATTGGATTTTACGGTCTCTTTAAAGAAGAGTACTAATTTTGATAAAATCAAATATTGCATGAGTCAGGCTTCTAAAACTACATTAAAAAACATATTAGGATACACAGAAGATGCTGTTGTTTCATCTGATTTTATAGGAGATGAAAGAATTTCTATTTTTGATGCAAATTCTAGTATTATGTTGAATTCAAATTTTTTAAAAATAATTTCTTGGTATGACAATGAAGTTGGTTTTTCTGTAAAATTGTTAGATATTATTAATTATATGCATTCTTTATAA